In a single window of the Anaerotruncus rubiinfantis genome:
- a CDS encoding TRAP transporter substrate-binding protein, producing MIKRRENNEKTADDRPVLYHGSLFIRRMQRFRSVSRASGFKRHAGRAGRVCGRGPAASAAPADGTVLALKAAHVVSEESSTHKTLVRLGEEIEKVSGGKMTVEVYGNSVMGTAREIVESMQAGALDMAILANAPYSGFTDALTCFDVPYLFDSLDEGWYVLDDPFGTEILSDLENQGLHCLGWVGASWRNMSTTKVEAHSPADMKGLKMRVIESPMHVEHFNLIGCSATPMAFSELYTALQQGVVDGQDNHWLEMWTSALHEVQGYLMETRHIMDPTNIMMSKTTYDNLTDEQRGWVDEAFESAKADMRQITTDDELTNKQNVIDAGHCKVIELTEAERDSFKAAAQPMIDKYTESNPNVKKIITLTEEFRAQNS from the coding sequence ATGATAAAAAGGAGAGAAAATAATGAAAAAACTGCTGACGATCGCCCTGTGCTTTACCATGGTTCTCTTTTTATTCGCCGGATGCAGCGGTTCCGCTCCGTCAGCCGCGCCAGCGGCTTCAAGCGGCACGCCGGCCGCGCCGGCCGCGTCTGCGGCCGCGGCCCGGCCGCGTCTGCGGCCCCGGCCGATGGCACTGTACTCGCGCTGAAGGCCGCCCATGTTGTTTCGGAGGAATCCTCCACCCACAAAACGCTCGTCCGTCTGGGCGAGGAGATTGAAAAAGTTTCCGGCGGCAAAATGACGGTTGAGGTTTATGGCAACAGCGTCATGGGAACCGCCCGCGAAATCGTGGAATCGATGCAGGCGGGCGCGCTGGATATGGCGATCCTTGCGAATGCGCCGTACAGCGGATTCACCGATGCGCTGACCTGCTTTGACGTTCCGTACCTGTTCGATTCGCTTGATGAAGGCTGGTACGTCCTGGACGACCCGTTCGGGACCGAGATCCTCAGCGACCTGGAAAACCAGGGCCTGCACTGCCTGGGCTGGGTGGGCGCTTCCTGGCGCAATATGTCCACCACCAAGGTCGAGGCGCACAGCCCGGCCGACATGAAGGGGCTTAAAATGCGCGTGATCGAAAGCCCGATGCATGTGGAACACTTCAACCTGATCGGCTGCTCCGCGACCCCGATGGCTTTTTCCGAACTTTACACCGCGCTGCAGCAGGGCGTCGTCGACGGCCAGGATAACCACTGGCTCGAGATGTGGACCAGCGCGCTGCATGAGGTGCAGGGTTATCTGATGGAAACCCGCCATATCATGGACCCGACAAACATCATGATGTCCAAAACCACCTATGACAACCTGACAGACGAGCAGCGCGGCTGGGTGGATGAAGCGTTTGAATCCGCAAAGGCGGATATGCGCCAGATCACGACTGACGACGAGCTTACAAACAAGCAGAATGTGATCGATGCGGGGCACTGCAAAGTGATCGAACTGACCGAGGCGGAACGTGACTCCTTCAAAGCGGCCGCGCAGCCGATGATCGACAAATACACCGAGTCGAACCCGAATGTCAAGAAGATCATCACGCTGACGGAAGAATTCCGCGCGCAGAACAGCTGA
- a CDS encoding FadR/GntR family transcriptional regulator, with protein MKPVLKTTLVDEIVASIMEAIESGEMKPGERFPSERALAEQWSVSRTAVREAMKALSFSGVLEIRPGSGTYLKTQPTKSTSPKSPQRTSPSFDGQDMEERVQARMILEQQITRLAAQHATPQAIAAIEKACKRIEKCCEQKNVNALLKADYAFHQAVAAAAQNHYLQEAYERILLAGPEWFGITRLPFEQRAADAHNHYDICDAIKARDPDLASQIVLLHEESVWERYNSYYESPLETSKI; from the coding sequence ATGAAACCTGTTCTTAAAACAACGCTTGTGGACGAGATTGTCGCCAGCATCATGGAAGCGATTGAAAGCGGCGAGATGAAACCGGGCGAACGCTTCCCCAGCGAACGCGCGCTGGCCGAGCAGTGGAGCGTCAGCCGCACTGCCGTGCGGGAAGCGATGAAGGCACTTTCCTTTTCCGGCGTCCTCGAGATCCGCCCGGGCAGCGGCACCTACCTCAAAACGCAGCCGACGAAATCCACAAGCCCCAAATCTCCGCAAAGGACGTCCCCATCCTTCGACGGGCAGGACATGGAAGAGCGGGTGCAGGCCCGTATGATCCTCGAGCAGCAGATCACCCGGCTGGCCGCGCAGCATGCCACCCCGCAGGCAATCGCCGCAATTGAAAAGGCCTGTAAGCGGATCGAAAAATGCTGCGAGCAGAAAAATGTAAACGCCCTTTTAAAAGCTGATTACGCGTTCCATCAGGCGGTGGCCGCCGCCGCGCAAAACCATTACCTGCAGGAAGCCTATGAGCGTATCCTGCTGGCCGGCCCGGAATGGTTCGGCATCACCCGCCTGCCGTTCGAACAGCGCGCGGCGGATGCGCACAACCATTACGACATCTGCGACGCGATCAAAGCGAGGGACCCTGATCTGGCCTCCCAGATAGTGCTCCTGCACGAAGAATCGGTCTGGGAACGTTACAATTCCTACTATGAAAGTCCGCTTGAGACTTCCAAAATCTAA
- a CDS encoding M20 family metallopeptidase, which translates to MRYENVEVIALTRRLVQIESTNVGTFEGEISRFVADWLTQNTKAQVVRDEFEPGRFNVMATLKGKQAHPNLIYVAHMDTVPVGSDWTKDPFAAEIVDGKMYGRGAFDMKAGLACAMIAFRDFEKKCRAEGLTPKYDFTFVGSGDEEDVMKGADRLVEIGLADRQTLVLDTEPTSGEIYMAHKGKTWFEISTKGKAAHGSTPYKGADAIVAMAEVILEIKNRLDAYPEDPVMGRNTVCFGTINGGFNTNIVADRCAIQIDVRLAPPLTNEGSIKLVEDAIEAATARVPGTSGSYRVIAQRPYVQINEDSFLLKSLQDSCEKITGARPQPLVFTGYTDSGVIDGSTGCKNGMSYGAAGAHEHQADEYVECDSVIQSLEVYKDLTQRILL; encoded by the coding sequence ATGAGATACGAAAATGTGGAAGTCATTGCCTTGACCCGCCGGCTTGTTCAGATTGAAAGCACCAATGTGGGGACCTTTGAAGGCGAGATCAGCCGGTTTGTGGCCGATTGGCTCACCCAAAACACCAAGGCGCAGGTGGTCCGCGATGAATTTGAACCCGGCCGCTTTAATGTGATGGCAACCCTGAAGGGAAAACAGGCGCACCCCAACCTGATTTACGTGGCCCATATGGACACAGTGCCCGTGGGAAGCGATTGGACCAAAGACCCCTTTGCCGCCGAGATCGTCGACGGAAAGATGTATGGACGCGGCGCCTTCGATATGAAAGCGGGGCTGGCCTGCGCGATGATCGCCTTCCGTGATTTCGAGAAAAAATGCCGCGCAGAGGGCCTGACGCCGAAATATGATTTTACCTTTGTCGGGTCGGGGGATGAAGAGGATGTAATGAAGGGTGCGGACCGCCTGGTGGAGATTGGGCTGGCCGACCGGCAGACGCTGGTGCTCGATACCGAGCCAACCAGCGGAGAGATTTACATGGCGCACAAGGGGAAAACCTGGTTTGAGATCAGCACCAAAGGCAAGGCGGCCCACGGCAGCACGCCCTATAAGGGAGCCGATGCGATCGTTGCGATGGCGGAAGTGATCCTGGAGATCAAAAACCGGTTGGACGCGTATCCGGAGGACCCGGTCATGGGACGCAATACCGTTTGTTTCGGCACAATCAACGGCGGTTTCAACACCAACATCGTCGCGGACAGATGCGCCATCCAGATCGATGTTCGCCTGGCTCCGCCGCTCACAAACGAAGGGTCGATCAAGCTGGTGGAGGATGCGATTGAAGCCGCGACAGCGCGTGTTCCGGGCACAAGCGGGAGCTATCGCGTGATTGCGCAGCGCCCGTATGTGCAGATCAACGAGGATTCCTTCCTGCTGAAAAGCCTGCAGGATTCCTGTGAAAAAATCACCGGCGCCCGTCCGCAGCCGCTGGTATTCACCGGTTATACCGACAGCGGTGTGATCGACGGCAGCACGGGATGCAAAAACGGCATGTCCTACGGCGCGGCGGGTGCGCATGAACACCAGGCGGATGAGTATGTTGAATGCGACTCGGTCATCCAGTCCCTCGAAGTATACAAGGATCTGACCCAGCGCATTTTGCTCTGA
- a CDS encoding TRAP transporter small permease yields the protein MLAKINKFFIAIEDNLAVILFFIMTCITCMNVFTRFFLNYTASWAEQTTRLLFIWVGYAGVCICVRRDSHLKVEALPAFLPPRGGAAVRVIGDLVSVLFGYYISWKIFETTLNLIATHQTFPAMPSVPVWIMYLPGALGMFGFATRMIGTLIKHCKQAFGKGLPPAGPEKEAVKAAEGGDRA from the coding sequence GTGCTTGCAAAGATCAACAAGTTCTTCATTGCGATTGAAGATAACCTTGCGGTCATCCTGTTCTTCATCATGACCTGTATCACCTGCATGAACGTCTTTACCCGGTTCTTCCTAAATTATACCGCTTCCTGGGCGGAGCAGACCACCCGCCTGCTATTTATCTGGGTCGGCTACGCGGGCGTCTGCATCTGTGTACGCCGGGACAGCCACCTCAAGGTGGAGGCGCTGCCCGCATTCCTGCCTCCGCGCGGCGGCGCTGCGGTGCGCGTGATCGGGGACCTGGTTTCGGTCCTGTTCGGCTATTATATCTCTTGGAAAATCTTTGAGACGACCCTCAACCTGATTGCTACCCACCAGACCTTCCCGGCCATGCCGTCGGTACCGGTCTGGATCATGTATCTGCCTGGCGCGCTGGGCATGTTTGGCTTTGCAACCCGCATGATCGGTACGCTGATCAAGCACTGCAAACAGGCCTTTGGAAAGGGGCTGCCGCCCGCCGGGCCTGAAAAAGAAGCCGTAAAAGCTGCCGAGGGAGGTGACCGGGCATGA